The following coding sequences lie in one Candidatus Alcyoniella australis genomic window:
- a CDS encoding GTP-binding protein: MAKEKYNRNKPHLNVGTIGHIDHGKTTLTSAITKVMSDKG, encoded by the coding sequence ATGGCCAAGGAAAAATACAATCGTAATAAGCCACATCTCAATGTTGGTACGATTGGTCACATCGATCACGGCAAGACGACGTTGACCAGTGCGATTACCAAGGTGATGTCTGATAAAGGGTT